In the Hordeum vulgare subsp. vulgare chromosome 7H, MorexV3_pseudomolecules_assembly, whole genome shotgun sequence genome, one interval contains:
- the LOC123411451 gene encoding 60 kDa jasmonate-induced protein-like has translation MAAATGYDGPNDEELNAYADLRPQPSGIVYVFGAYCSKSPVFGRGRLDDRIAPQPCDWQGNLVLTGPGRAISADGPIWFRIHLEDNSQDSSTEETWKKSVILYREDPALDRPLLETANTPYGPVEVTYAILSQGVECEVAVRLTHRDVKDPISLFGRIIARSELFDIGCVLFYNEDVKDICARSGELIPLARSQLAVPLHKVLVIELDLHSDCGDEIMRGTLEFDPLPEGEQMGRLISKSGTEIEVKIIISQYLR, from the exons ATGGCAGCTGCAACTGGTTATGACGGCCCAAATGATGAGGAGTTGAATGCGTATGCCGACCTAAG GCCGCAGCCTTCGGGCATAGTCTATGTCTTTGGTGCCTATTGCTCTAAGTCTCCGGTCTTCGGAAGAGGCCGCCTAGATGACCGCATCGCCCCACAACCTTGCGATTGGCAG GGCAACCTTGTGCTAACTGGTCCAGGAAGAGCCATCTCGGCAGATGGACCTATCTGGTTCCGCATCCATCTTGAAGACAACAGTCAAGATAGCTCTACTGAAGAAACCTGGAAGAAGAGTGTGATTTTATACCGTGAGGACCCTGCACTTGACAGGCCGCTATTAGAGACTGCCAATACTCCTTACGGTCCTGTGGAGGTAACCTATGCCATCCTGAGCCAGGGAGTTGAATGCGAAGTTGCTGTGAGGCTTACTCATCGCGATGTAAAAGATCCTATCAGCCTTTTTGGAAGAATTATCGCTCGCAGCGAGCTGTTTGATATTGGCTGCGTGCTTTTCTACAATGAAGATGTGAAGGACATATGTGCACGATCAGGAGAGCTGATTCCCTTGGCTAGAAGCCAGCTTGCGGTGCCACTGCACAAGGTGCTGGTAATTGAATTGGATCTGCACTCTGATTGTGGTGATGAGATCATGAGAGGCACACTAGAGTTTGATCCCTTGCCCGAAGGCGAGCAAATGGGGCGTCTTATCAGCAAGAGTGGTACTGAAATCGAAGTGAAGATCATCATTTCACAATACCTTAGGTAG